In the Prevotella sp. E2-28 genome, one interval contains:
- a CDS encoding ATP-binding protein has protein sequence MLYRKITSYIEDYLKSDNDKILILEGARQIGKSFSIREVGTRLYPNFVEINFVEDDEGEQLFKNIHKKEDFYLTLSMVAGDKLNNREDTLVFLDEIQHYSQYLTILKFLREDNRYRYIASGSLLGITLKDTTSIPVGSITIKDMFQLDFEEFLIANGFGMEAIDMLRKSYENRQSLSEEHHNHVLDLFRRYLLVGGLPDAVNTYLETHNIVKVREVQDGIRSLYASDASKYEKEHNKKLLIRRIYEMIPSQMENKKKRVVVQNIRDKKGDRFDQYKEEFEYLISSGISLAVNAISNPHFPLSESLQKNLLKLYLNDVGLLTGILYRNNIRPVLDDIRSINLGSVYENVVAQELRAHGHKLYYYDNRKQGEVDYLVDNHTTMSAHPIEVKSGKDYTEHSALNNLLKVPEYNVLAATVISNERKVYQEGKVTYMPVYFVMFMEADTPQTDEEEYIF, from the coding sequence ATGCTGTACAGGAAGATTACATCGTACATCGAGGACTATCTGAAGTCCGATAATGACAAGATTCTGATACTGGAGGGAGCCCGCCAGATTGGTAAGTCGTTCAGTATTCGTGAGGTGGGTACACGTCTGTACCCGAACTTTGTGGAGATCAACTTCGTGGAGGATGACGAGGGTGAGCAGCTCTTCAAAAACATCCATAAGAAGGAAGACTTCTATCTGACCCTTAGCATGGTGGCAGGCGACAAGCTCAATAACCGCGAGGACACACTGGTGTTTCTCGACGAGATTCAACACTATTCGCAGTACCTCACCATACTGAAGTTCCTTCGTGAGGATAACCGCTACCGTTATATCGCCAGTGGCAGTCTGTTGGGTATCACCCTGAAAGACACCACTTCCATTCCAGTAGGTAGCATCACCATCAAGGATATGTTCCAGCTCGATTTCGAGGAGTTCCTGATTGCCAACGGCTTCGGCATGGAGGCTATTGACATGCTTCGCAAGTCCTACGAGAATCGCCAGAGCCTTTCGGAAGAACACCATAACCATGTGCTCGACCTGTTCCGCCGCTATCTGCTGGTAGGCGGTCTGCCCGATGCCGTCAACACCTACCTCGAAACGCATAACATTGTGAAGGTGCGCGAGGTACAGGATGGCATTCGTAGCCTTTATGCCAGCGATGCTTCCAAGTACGAGAAGGAGCACAATAAGAAGCTGCTTATACGCCGTATCTACGAGATGATTCCCTCGCAGATGGAAAACAAGAAGAAGCGTGTGGTGGTTCAAAACATCCGTGATAAGAAGGGCGACCGCTTCGACCAGTACAAGGAAGAGTTCGAGTACCTGATATCATCAGGTATTTCCTTGGCCGTCAATGCCATATCCAATCCTCATTTCCCGTTGAGTGAGTCACTCCAAAAGAATCTGCTGAAGCTCTATCTGAACGATGTGGGCCTCCTTACCGGCATACTCTATCGCAATAACATCCGTCCCGTTCTTGACGATATCCGTAGCATCAATCTCGGTTCCGTCTATGAGAATGTGGTAGCCCAGGAACTTCGCGCACATGGGCATAAGCTCTACTATTACGACAACCGCAAGCAGGGCGAGGTGGACTATCTGGTTGACAACCACACCACGATGAGCGCCCACCCGATAGAAGTCAAGTCTGGCAAGGACTATACCGAACACAGTGCTCTCAACAATCTTCTGAAAGTTCCTGAGTACAATGTCCTTGCAGCCACTGTCATTTCCAATGAGCGCAAGG